One part of the Lemur catta isolate mLemCat1 chromosome 13, mLemCat1.pri, whole genome shotgun sequence genome encodes these proteins:
- the NEK3 gene encoding serine/threonine-protein kinase Nek3 — MDDYVVLRVIGEGSFGRALLVQQESSNRMFAMKEIRLPKSFSDTQSSRKEAVLLAKMKHPNIVAFKESFEAEGHLYIVMEYCDGGDLMQKIKQQKGKLFPEDMIFNWFTQMCLGVNHIHKKRVLHRDIKSKNIFLTQNGKVKLGDFGSARLLSNPMAFACTYVGTPYYVPPEIWENLPYNNKSDIWSLGCILYELCTLRHPFQANSWKNLILKICQGSVSPLPSHYSYELQCLVKQMFKRNPSHRPSATTLLCRRSMARLVQKCLPPEIITEYGEQIVEETKKTKHNTPSKKDPSRIRIALGNEASMVKEEEQDRKYSHTDLKSINKNVAESTLRRVNREEKGNKSFQLREASSPSPQRRQWEKDAPNTALTALENLSVLTSSLPAEGDRGGSVIKYSENNTRKQWLKETPDTVLNILKNADLSLAFQTYTIYRPGSEDFLKGPLSEGTEASDSVDGGQDSVILDPERLKPGLEEEDTDFEEDDNPDWVSELKERAGLQGVSDG, encoded by the exons ATGGATGACTACGTAGTCCTGAGAGTGATCGGGGAGGGCTCCTTTGGCAGAGCTCTTTTGGTTCAGCAGGAAAGCAGTAATCGGATGTTTGCCATGAAAGAAATAAGGCTTCCTAAG TCTTTCTCTGATACACAGAGTTCTAGGAAGGAGGCTGTTCTGTTAGCCAAAATGAAACACCCCAATATTGTTGCCTTTAAAGAATCATTTGAAG CTGAAGGACATCTGTATATTGTGATGGAATATTGTGACGGAGGGGATCTGATGCAAAAGATTAAACAGCAAAAAGGAAAGTTATTTCCTGAAGATATG atattTAATTGGTTTACACAAATGTGCCTTGGAGTAAATCACATTCACAAGAAACGTGTGCTACACAGAGATATCAAGTCCAAG aatatCTTCCTCAcccaaaatggaaaagtaaaattgGGAGACTTTGGATCTGCCCGTCTTCTGTCCAA TCCGATGGCATTTGCTTGCACCTATGTGGGAACGCCTTATTATGTGCCTCCAGAAATTTGGGAAAACCTGCCTTATAACAATAAAAG TGACATCTGGTCCTTGGGATGCATTCTGTATGAACTCTGCACCCTTAGGCATCCA tttcaGGCAAATAGTTGGAAAAATCTTATCTTGAAAATATGTCAAGGGTCCGTCAGTCCACTGCCGTCGCATTACTCCTACGAGCTGCAGTGTCTCGTCAAGCAGATGTTTAAACGGAACCCTTCACATCGCCCCTCAGCTACCACGCTGCTCTGCAGACGCAGCATGGCTCGGCTTGTCCAGAAGTGCTTACCCCCTGAG ATCATCACAGAATATGGTGAACAGAtagtagaagaaacaaaaaaaactaagCATAATACACCAAGCAAAAAGG ACCCCAGCAGAATCAGGATAGCTTTGGGAAATGAAGCAAGCATGGTG aaagaggaagaacaaGACAGAAAGTATAGCCATACtgatttaaaaagcattaataaaaatgtggctGAAAGTACATTGAGGAGAgtaaacagagaagaaaaag GTAATAAATCATTCCAACTGAGGGAAGCCAGCTCACCAAGCCCTCAGAGGCGACAATGGGAGAAAGATGCACCCAATACAGCTCTTACAGCCTTGGAAAACTTATCCGTACTTACCTCCAGTTTACCCGCAGAGGGCGATAGAG GTGGTTCTGTAATAAAGTACAGTGAAAATAATACTCGTAAGCAGTGGCTCAAAGAGACCCCTGACACCGTGTTGAACATCCTTAAGAACGCTGATCTCAGCTTGgcatttcaaacatacacaataTACAGACCAG GCTCAGAAGACTTCTTGAAAGGCCCCCTGTCTGAAGGAACAGAAGCATCAGACAGTGTTGATGGAGGCCAGGATTCTGTCATTTTGGATCCAGAGCGACTGAAgcctgggctggaggaggaggacac GGACTTTGAGGAAGACGACAACCCCGATTGGGTGTCAGAACTGAAGGAACGAGCTGGACTGCAAGGTGTATCTGATGGATAA